From the Paenibacillus sp. FSL H8-0548 genome, one window contains:
- a CDS encoding sugar ABC transporter permease, translating to MLKLRKLQENSLFLLPSVILTLALGIYPLVWVLRYMFYDYAGYGQELFVGLDNFRRLFRDDLFWQSVVNTLVFAGGKLVLTIPLSLLLAVILNASFRGRNFLRAVYFMPTVISTAVISVVFYILFNAYNGMVNQQLMKYGIISDPINWLGPDHAMLTVILVAAWGAVGNYMLLFLAGLQSIPRDLYESASIDGANAVQRFTRITVPMLGPIMQVIIMLAVIASLKGYESIMVMTEGGPIGKTEVMYLYLYKLLFPVSTGSPVEQQIGYGSAVGFATALIVGAITALYYYFSRKMNRVF from the coding sequence GTGCTGAAATTACGAAAACTTCAGGAGAATTCTCTATTTCTGCTCCCGAGCGTCATCTTGACGCTGGCGCTGGGCATATACCCGCTAGTATGGGTGCTTCGGTATATGTTCTATGATTATGCAGGTTATGGACAGGAATTGTTCGTTGGGCTCGATAACTTCCGAAGACTGTTTCGGGACGATTTATTTTGGCAATCGGTCGTTAATACGCTTGTTTTTGCAGGAGGAAAGCTGGTGCTGACCATCCCGCTCTCGCTGCTGCTTGCCGTAATATTGAACGCAAGCTTTCGAGGCCGTAATTTTTTGAGAGCCGTATATTTTATGCCCACCGTAATTAGCACAGCGGTTATCTCTGTCGTCTTCTATATTTTGTTTAACGCTTATAACGGAATGGTGAATCAACAATTGATGAAGTACGGAATTATTTCTGATCCAATCAATTGGCTAGGACCAGACCATGCGATGCTCACGGTCATTCTGGTCGCTGCATGGGGGGCTGTCGGCAATTATATGCTGTTATTTTTGGCGGGCCTTCAGAGCATTCCGCGCGATCTGTACGAGAGTGCCTCCATTGACGGTGCGAACGCTGTACAGCGCTTTACCCGTATCACCGTTCCAATGCTGGGGCCGATTATGCAGGTTATTATTATGCTTGCAGTTATCGCGTCTCTGAAAGGATACGAGAGTATTATGGTCATGACCGAAGGCGGGCCTATCGGCAAGACAGAAGTGATGTACTTGTATCTGTATAAGCTACTCTTCCCAGTATCCACAGGCTCGCCGGTAGAGCAGCAGATCGGTTACGGCAGTGCCGTAGGTTTCGCAACGGCTCTTATTGTAGGAGCTATAACAGCACTTTATTATTATTTCAGCAGAAAAATGAACCGGGTATTCTAG
- a CDS encoding GNAT family N-acetyltransferase, which produces MSTSIQIRQMNSEDVDAVFQGLAKHHIGKPLDYIQRCWEENKSGERVTLVALYEGSFAGWLHLLSASTYSYFAEKGIPEINNFDVVPTCRRLGIGNALMDAIEQIAFEKHSMVGIGVGLFHTYGNAQRLYAKRGYIPDGRGIMDGNEQVQLGSYVHVGHDLALWMIKERIDR; this is translated from the coding sequence ATGAGTACTTCTATTCAAATAAGGCAAATGAACAGTGAAGATGTTGATGCCGTATTCCAAGGACTAGCTAAGCACCATATTGGGAAACCACTGGATTATATTCAAAGGTGCTGGGAAGAGAACAAGTCGGGGGAAAGAGTTACTCTTGTCGCTTTATATGAGGGGAGCTTTGCTGGGTGGCTTCATCTGTTGTCAGCATCAACCTATTCCTATTTCGCTGAGAAAGGAATTCCAGAGATTAATAACTTTGACGTTGTTCCTACCTGTCGCCGACTAGGCATCGGCAATGCTTTAATGGATGCTATCGAACAAATAGCGTTTGAGAAGCACAGCATGGTCGGAATTGGTGTTGGGCTGTTCCATACCTATGGGAATGCACAGCGCCTTTATGCTAAGCGGGGCTATATTCCTGATGGAAGAGGAATCATGGACGGAAATGAGCAAGTGCAGTTAGGCAGCTATGTGCATGTTGGGCATGATCTGGCTTTATGGATGATTAAAGAGAGAATAGATAGGTAA
- a CDS encoding carbohydrate ABC transporter permease: MNQQAIGAGKSYAKWISRVLIGLFLLAVTILTLFPLVMMIAGSLKSSSELMSGTGILPVKWQFANYAEAWKQTNFARFTWNSTFLSTVSTVGTLLVAAMAAYVTDRRDFPGKKLYVAVQASTLFVSVGAVVLRPQYDLMVILHLNTSLWGVILILISAHASTYFILSSFFKSIPRELDEAAMIDGSGFIRTFFKVMLPLLAPGLGVAGLFAFRHGWNEYILPLVFTMTSPELQTLTVGLANLRYGSSAAMQTHLMLAGACLSVLPMLLVYIIANKSFMQMTAGSLKG, translated from the coding sequence ATGAACCAACAAGCGATAGGGGCGGGAAAGTCTTACGCGAAATGGATCTCCCGTGTGCTGATCGGACTGTTCCTGCTAGCCGTAACGATATTGACCTTATTTCCTCTCGTCATGATGATTGCGGGCTCGCTGAAGAGCAGCTCCGAGCTGATGAGCGGTACCGGCATACTGCCCGTTAAATGGCAGTTTGCAAATTACGCCGAGGCATGGAAGCAAACGAACTTTGCAAGGTTTACCTGGAACAGCACCTTTCTTAGCACGGTGTCTACAGTGGGAACACTGCTTGTTGCAGCGATGGCTGCCTATGTAACGGACCGCAGAGACTTCCCCGGCAAGAAATTATACGTTGCAGTACAAGCTTCAACCTTGTTTGTTTCCGTAGGTGCGGTTGTGCTTCGCCCTCAGTATGATCTAATGGTTATACTGCATCTGAACACTTCATTGTGGGGAGTAATCTTAATTTTGATCAGCGCGCATGCGAGCACTTATTTTATTCTTTCGAGCTTCTTTAAATCTATCCCGCGCGAGCTGGACGAAGCAGCGATGATTGACGGCTCTGGTTTTATTAGGACGTTCTTTAAGGTTATGCTTCCACTGCTTGCACCGGGGCTTGGCGTTGCAGGACTGTTCGCTTTCCGGCATGGCTGGAATGAGTATATTTTGCCGCTCGTATTCACAATGACGAGTCCCGAACTGCAAACGTTAACTGTAGGCCTTGCCAATTTGCGTTATGGCTCATCCGCAGCAATGCAGACACATCTCATGCTAGCAGGGGCTTGCTTATCGGTACTGCCGATGCTGCTCGTCTATATCATTGCGAACAAATCATTTATGCAAATGACAGCCGGTTCTTTGAAAGGCTGA
- a CDS encoding sugar ABC transporter substrate-binding protein, whose amino-acid sequence MLKKSSALIMALTIMLVLAACGGNNAVQNNNQATEKPAQTENTQKEKPAQKTTITYWTDDRHDQEYLKELITEFNASNSDNIEVELTVLSENFNQSVDIAFSGNQAPDLLRIKSANTGVFVKKGYLEPIDNYLTDEMKTKFDSLIIDEVNRFGGKLYSLPNTGLTLRLVYNQELFDKAGITAPPATMQELVDAAKKITEVGKSEGIYGFALNYKNPKGAFDRSIREILSLSGYQGLGYDLKTGKFDFAPYAEVVEYFKQMWADGSILPGAESLDIDPLRAQFAAGKIGMYMSFSTEPGVYQDQFPTDINWGGTLAPTINGEIKGKSEIVSAGTWFGISASSKHKEAAWKFMEYMYADDVMTTYHEKGFGIAVVPSISEKAKQPDIKGMEGFLVGQHDAMWPATPSITPEGANYGDVFFKYMLSGGDLNGLVKDLNQRYNDALDKAVEKGEAAITPLADFDPSKL is encoded by the coding sequence ATGTTGAAAAAATCTTCAGCTCTCATTATGGCGCTAACGATTATGCTCGTCCTCGCGGCATGCGGCGGAAACAATGCAGTTCAGAACAATAATCAAGCAACAGAGAAACCAGCCCAGACGGAAAATACTCAGAAGGAGAAGCCGGCTCAGAAAACGACGATTACGTACTGGACCGACGATCGGCATGATCAGGAGTATCTAAAAGAGCTTATTACGGAGTTTAATGCAAGCAACTCTGACAATATCGAGGTGGAGCTGACGGTGCTCTCCGAGAATTTCAACCAGAGTGTAGACATTGCGTTTTCAGGAAATCAAGCACCTGATTTGCTTCGTATTAAAAGTGCCAACACGGGCGTTTTTGTGAAGAAAGGGTATTTGGAACCGATTGACAATTACTTAACGGATGAGATGAAGACGAAATTCGACAGTTTGATCATTGATGAAGTGAACCGTTTCGGAGGCAAGCTATATTCCCTTCCGAATACAGGCTTGACCCTTCGTCTAGTATACAACCAAGAGCTGTTCGACAAGGCTGGCATAACTGCTCCTCCTGCTACAATGCAAGAGCTGGTAGACGCAGCGAAGAAGATTACGGAAGTCGGCAAGTCAGAGGGCATATACGGCTTTGCGTTGAATTACAAAAACCCTAAGGGCGCCTTTGATCGTTCGATCCGCGAAATTTTGTCGCTGAGCGGGTATCAAGGACTTGGCTATGACCTCAAGACGGGCAAGTTCGACTTCGCTCCATACGCTGAGGTTGTTGAGTACTTCAAGCAAATGTGGGCAGACGGCAGTATTCTCCCTGGCGCAGAATCATTGGATATCGATCCGCTTCGCGCTCAATTCGCAGCTGGCAAGATCGGCATGTACATGTCGTTCTCGACAGAACCAGGCGTATACCAAGATCAATTCCCGACAGATATTAACTGGGGCGGTACACTGGCGCCGACTATAAACGGAGAAATCAAAGGCAAGTCTGAGATCGTCTCCGCCGGCACATGGTTTGGCATCAGCGCAAGCTCCAAGCATAAAGAAGCAGCATGGAAGTTCATGGAGTATATGTATGCGGACGATGTTATGACAACGTACCATGAGAAAGGTTTCGGCATAGCGGTTGTTCCTAGCATTTCAGAGAAAGCGAAGCAGCCGGATATCAAAGGAATGGAAGGTTTCTTGGTCGGTCAGCATGACGCTATGTGGCCAGCAACACCTAGCATAACGCCAGAGGGAGCGAACTATGGCGACGTATTCTTCAAATACATGCTTAGCGGCGGCGACCTGAATGGACTCGTTAAGGACTTGAACCAACGTTACAATGATGCATTGGACAAAGCGGTAGAGAAGGGCGAAGCAGCGATAACGCCTCTTGCAGATTTTGACCCTAGCAAGCTGTAA
- a CDS encoding sensor histidine kinase produces MLRVNTLSFRNKLKYAFLIVTIMAVLVTGGLSYYISAGILEEKSLTLTQDSVATSAQVVDEKLSKLMLVMMTFMISEPFKDLLESVSAGDYDNYYKHLNNMDNVFSQARVAESLIHSIYVSTPMGDFYPLSINRNRSVTFQDTPMYERILQEKRNIWVESHEDQLFTGKQRVVSLVLEPITDSTLFSLRDVYVVVNIRESGLSRLIGTDSASGSMRFLVNNKGGLVVRESNSLVQQAVDSGMIGDIVSSGEAGQATHALHDEDYFINYASLGLNDWKIVSIQSKNNVLQDLIFVKWMIVFIVLGCFVVVTIVSSGLIRYLLKPLKSLLVVMKRVESNDLTARFEIQNGDELAQIGIRFNRMLEQIVSLIDDVKQAETNKRTTEIKALSAQMDPHFLYNTLNTIYWKMKLKKTEESQHMVMSLSRLFQLGLNKGQEFTTLEKEILHVRQYLELQKYCYEELFEYEIEINDTAVEALYVPRIMLQPLVENSILHGFGDIESGGRIRISLDSDAQAGHCIITVSDNGAGIDKATASSLLRQTSEKGYAIGNLLSRLHLYYGEQAGMLVIDSEPGNGMTIKITIPLKGENNFG; encoded by the coding sequence ATGCTGCGAGTGAATACGCTGTCGTTTCGCAATAAACTGAAATATGCCTTTCTCATCGTCACGATTATGGCTGTTCTAGTGACCGGAGGATTATCCTACTATATATCGGCTGGAATATTGGAAGAGAAATCGCTCACCTTAACGCAGGATTCGGTCGCCACCTCCGCCCAAGTCGTAGATGAGAAGCTGAGTAAATTAATGTTGGTTATGATGACGTTCATGATCAGTGAGCCATTCAAAGATTTGCTGGAGAGCGTGTCGGCTGGTGATTACGACAATTATTATAAGCATCTAAATAATATGGACAATGTGTTCTCGCAGGCAAGAGTGGCGGAGTCGCTCATCCATTCCATCTACGTATCCACTCCGATGGGAGACTTTTATCCGCTGTCCATTAATCGCAATCGCTCTGTAACTTTTCAGGATACGCCGATGTACGAGCGAATTTTGCAAGAGAAGCGGAATATTTGGGTGGAAAGTCACGAGGACCAGCTGTTCACGGGTAAACAGCGAGTGGTCTCGCTTGTGCTGGAGCCGATTACCGACTCAACCCTGTTCTCGTTAAGAGATGTATACGTGGTCGTTAACATTCGCGAAAGCGGGCTGAGCAGACTGATCGGGACGGATTCAGCGAGCGGCTCAATGCGTTTTTTAGTGAACAACAAGGGAGGGCTAGTCGTTCGCGAGAGCAATTCACTTGTCCAGCAAGCGGTGGATAGCGGCATGATTGGCGACATTGTCAGCAGTGGCGAAGCGGGCCAAGCGACGCATGCGCTTCATGATGAGGATTATTTTATTAACTACGCCTCCTTAGGGTTAAATGACTGGAAAATTGTTTCGATTCAATCCAAAAACAACGTCCTGCAGGACTTGATTTTCGTTAAGTGGATGATCGTTTTTATCGTGCTGGGCTGTTTTGTAGTGGTCACGATTGTGTCCAGCGGCCTGATCCGTTATTTGCTGAAGCCTCTCAAGAGTCTGCTGGTCGTTATGAAGAGGGTGGAGAGCAATGATCTTACGGCACGCTTCGAGATACAGAACGGTGATGAGCTTGCACAAATCGGCATTCGTTTTAATCGGATGCTGGAGCAGATCGTCAGCTTGATTGACGACGTGAAGCAAGCGGAGACGAATAAGCGGACGACGGAGATTAAAGCGCTGTCTGCGCAAATGGATCCTCATTTTCTCTATAACACATTAAATACGATTTATTGGAAAATGAAACTGAAAAAAACCGAGGAGTCCCAGCATATGGTCATGTCTTTATCCCGTTTGTTCCAGCTTGGGCTGAACAAGGGGCAGGAGTTTACGACGCTGGAGAAGGAAATTCTGCATGTCAGGCAATATTTGGAGCTGCAAAAATATTGCTACGAGGAATTGTTTGAGTACGAAATTGAGATAAATGACACTGCGGTGGAGGCGCTGTATGTGCCAAGAATTATGCTGCAGCCGCTGGTGGAAAACAGTATTTTGCATGGATTCGGCGACATAGAAAGTGGAGGTCGAATTCGTATTTCATTGGATTCAGATGCTCAGGCGGGTCATTGCATCATTACGGTCAGTGACAATGGGGCTGGCATAGATAAGGCGACCGCAAGCTCTCTTCTCAGGCAAACCTCAGAGAAGGGTTATGCGATTGGCAATCTTCTTAGCCGCTTGCATCTCTATTACGGCGAGCAGGCAGGCATGCTCGTTATTGACAGTGAGCCAGGCAATGGCATGACCATAAAAATAACCATTCCATTGAAAGGGGAAAATAACTTTGGATAA
- a CDS encoding response regulator — protein sequence MDKTEQVSLCIIDDIKSVVEGLSSLEWEEKGVILAGKAYNGEDGLMLIKEMKPDIIITDIRMPKMDGLSMLRAVLELNHACKIILISSYTDFDYARQAVKLGAFDFVVKPFTEEDIMTAVLKAREAGLQERARLLNEKEMERKLRESIPLLQQEYMELLLSYPTSWDKASNRWEFLGLSVRPEAMAVLLMEIDGFQERMEELSVHQIELARFTLQNIVEETMREYASCIVYRSKENRFVAVVNVRDAAEAAALAERCCDHIGKYSKFTISVGIGGVAESVSGLPESRRQAEWALAHHLYTSGNSVISYGDVVHTDQPEAVSLEYKDELLLALRSGNGEKAVSLLKEMAEALKGLARRPSPDYLLSLYEELAASAMRTFHELGFYSDIKVAADRFKAMQRSSGVTLAALQQQMESLCRDGADLVRRGTLSEGQTIIYKSMEYLSGQLGREVTVTECAAQVHLSASYFSILFKKVTGMTLTQYMTSERIRKAKAMLIDGVPVQEIAFAVGYEERRYFSDMFKRSTGMTPSEFRESYHSDEVDIITE from the coding sequence TTGGATAAGACGGAACAAGTTAGTTTATGCATCATCGATGATATTAAGAGCGTAGTGGAAGGTCTTTCATCTCTGGAATGGGAAGAGAAGGGCGTTATCCTTGCAGGCAAAGCCTATAACGGGGAAGATGGGCTAATGCTTATTAAAGAGATGAAGCCTGACATTATCATAACGGATATCCGCATGCCAAAAATGGACGGCCTGTCTATGCTGCGCGCGGTGCTTGAGCTGAATCATGCCTGTAAAATTATATTGATCAGCAGCTACACGGACTTTGATTATGCTAGACAAGCGGTGAAGCTTGGCGCGTTCGACTTTGTCGTGAAACCGTTCACGGAGGAGGATATTATGACCGCCGTATTAAAGGCGAGAGAGGCTGGACTGCAGGAGCGGGCCAGGCTGCTGAATGAGAAAGAGATGGAGCGCAAGCTGCGAGAGAGTATTCCCTTGCTTCAGCAGGAATATATGGAGCTTCTACTGAGCTATCCCACATCATGGGATAAGGCTTCAAATCGCTGGGAGTTCCTTGGGCTGAGCGTAAGACCGGAAGCGATGGCGGTGCTGCTGATGGAAATTGACGGATTTCAAGAGCGGATGGAGGAGCTTTCTGTTCATCAAATAGAGCTGGCTCGTTTTACTTTACAGAACATCGTAGAGGAAACGATGCGCGAGTACGCAAGCTGCATTGTGTATCGCTCCAAGGAGAATCGATTCGTCGCAGTAGTGAATGTCCGCGATGCGGCGGAGGCGGCAGCCTTGGCTGAACGCTGCTGTGATCATATCGGGAAATATTCGAAATTTACAATTTCTGTTGGCATAGGCGGTGTAGCGGAAAGCGTTAGCGGCTTGCCTGAGTCGCGCCGTCAGGCAGAGTGGGCACTCGCTCATCATCTCTACACATCTGGAAACAGCGTGATCAGCTATGGGGATGTCGTTCACACGGATCAGCCTGAAGCGGTTTCACTAGAGTATAAGGATGAGCTGCTGCTCGCGCTGCGTTCGGGCAATGGGGAGAAAGCGGTATCGCTGCTTAAAGAAATGGCGGAGGCGCTTAAAGGTTTGGCACGTAGGCCGAGTCCTGATTATTTGCTTAGTTTATATGAGGAACTGGCTGCTTCCGCGATGCGAACGTTTCATGAGCTTGGCTTCTATTCCGATATTAAGGTCGCAGCAGACCGATTTAAAGCGATGCAGCGTTCCAGTGGAGTCACATTGGCCGCGCTTCAGCAGCAGATGGAGTCGCTCTGCAGGGATGGTGCTGATTTAGTTCGAAGGGGAACACTATCTGAGGGACAGACGATTATTTATAAGTCGATGGAGTATCTAAGCGGGCAGCTTGGACGTGAGGTAACGGTTACGGAATGCGCAGCGCAGGTTCACCTCAGCGCGAGCTATTTCTCCATTTTATTTAAGAAAGTAACAGGCATGACACTTACGCAATACATGACTTCTGAGCGCATCCGCAAGGCGAAAGCAATGCTGATTGACGGTGTGCCCGTACAAGAGATTGCATTTGCGGTCGGCTATGAGGAACGGCGTTATTTCAGCGACATGTTTAAACGATCGACAGGGATGACACCGTCTGAGTTTCGTGAGAGCTACCATTCAGATGAGGTGGACATTATAACAGAATGA